The following nucleotide sequence is from Candidatus Fusobacterium pullicola.
CTTTCCCTTTAAATATATTAGAGCAAATCTTCTAATAAGTAAAAGAGAAATTCCAGAGGTCAATATAAAGATATATAGTTGGATATTTAAAGATAAATTTGTAAAAAACATTGTTACAAAAGCTCCAATAGCGAACCAAATAGATATTAATCCAAAGCTAATTCCTTCAATTATTACAAAAACTATTCCGATAAGAAACCATACCCACATATTCTCTCTCCTCTACAAAATTTAATCTTATTTTTTTAACTCTTCTTTAAAAATAGGATTCCTTATTATCATTATTATCAATGGAATAACCATTAATACCCAAACAATAGGTTCAGCTATTATTATTCCCATATAGTGTATTTTAGGAGCAAGGAAAAAAGCTATCATAACCTTTCCTACCAACTCTATTAAACTAGAGAAAATCGGTGTAATCAAGTCTCCTATTCCTTGCATAGCATTACGAAGTATAGCTATTACAGCTGGAACAAAATAAAACAGGGTATTTATTCTTAAATATTTTTCAGCTGTTTTTACTATCTCTTCAAATGATGTACCTGTTACCATATAAACTAATTTAGGTGCTACTGTATAGCTCAATATAATTATTAATACTGTCCATAACCAAGTTATATATATAGCTTGCCAAATCCCTATTTTAATTCTATCTGGACGTTTTGCTCCCTTATTTTGCCCACAGTAAGTTGCCATAGTTATACTCATTACTCCAAATGGTAGCATAAAAAACTCAGTTAATTTTCTTGCTGCTGTATGGGCAACTATTGTATTTGTTCCAAAAGTATTAATGGCTATCTGTAAAGCTAAAGTACCAAAATAAACAAAAGACATCATCATTCCCATTGATAATCCAGAGGCATACAATTTTTTTATTAATGAGAAATTTAATCTAAAATCCTCTAATTTCAAATGAAATATAGGATATCTCCACCACATATAAATCATACATAATAGAACTGAAAGTCCTTGAGATATTACCGTTGTCCAAGCTGCCCCAACAACTCCAGTTTTAAGCTCTAAAATAAAATATAAATTTAAAGCTATATTCACTCCACAAGCAATTATTAAAAATATTAAAGGAGCTACTGTATCTCCAATGGCTCTTAGAACACTTGCAAAAGCATTATAAAACATTGTAGCTACAACTCCT
It contains:
- a CDS encoding NfeD family protein, translating into MWVWFLIGIVFVIIEGISFGLISIWFAIGAFVTMFFTNLSLNIQLYIFILTSGISLLLIRRFALIYLKGKGKELDRVTDSRVKIESIEQRGSVTIYLVKLDGKIWEAICDERLELEEIAQVEKIKGNKLILNKIK
- a CDS encoding polysaccharide biosynthesis C-terminal domain-containing protein — its product is KTVAGTLLLGLGTAILISFISVTFLTPILKILNVSEELFEQSYGYIRAILLGVVATMFYNAFASVLRAIGDTVAPLIFLIIACGVNIALNLYFILELKTGVVGAAWTTVISQGLSVLLCMIYMWWRYPIFHLKLEDFRLNFSLIKKLYASGLSMGMMMSFVYFGTLALQIAINTFGTNTIVAHTAARKLTEFFMLPFGVMSITMATYCGQNKGAKRPDRIKIGIWQAIYITWLWTVLIIILSYTVAPKLVYMVTGTSFEEIVKTAEKYLRINTLFYFVPAVIAILRNAMQGIGDLITPIFSSLIELVGKVMIAFFLAPKIHYMGIIIAEPIVWVLMVIPLIIMIIRNPIFKEELKK